In Bradyrhizobium symbiodeficiens, the genomic stretch GCAACAGCGACTGGGCTGCGACCTATCAATCGGTGCCGCGCCTGATCGACGAGCAATTGTCGGCGCATGGCGCGCGCGCGGTGTATCCGCGCGGCGAGGGCGACGCGCGCAGCGATCTCGACGGCCAGTTCCAGAAATGGTTCCCGGCGGCCGCGCAGGTCGCGACCAAGGAATTTGGTATCGACTGGAATTTCACCCGTACCGCCGAGGACGACCCGCTCTATGCGATCGAGCCGGTGGCGGCGACCGCCGTCAACACCATTGTGGCCCAAGGCGGTGCCGTCGCGATGAAGGTGCTCGCCAACGATGAGCTCCAGAACAAGGCAGGGTCCAATCCGTCGGAGCGCTCGACGCGCCATATCGAAGTGCAGCTGCCCTCCAACGTCAGCTACCGGGTCGGTGATCATTTAAGCGTCGTCCCCCGCAACGATCCGACGCAGGTGGATTCAGTCGCCCGCCGCTTCGGCTTCCTGCCGGCCGACCAGATCAGGCTGCAGGTTGCCGAGGGCCGCCGCGCACAGCTGCCGGTGGGAGATGCCGTGTCAGTCGGCCGCCTGCTCAGCGAGTTCGTCGAACTGCAGCAGGTTGCGACGCGCAAGCAGATCCAGATCATGGCCGAGCACACCCGCTGCCCCGTCACCAAGCCGAAGCTGCTGGCTTTCGTCGGCGAGGAGGCTGAGCCGCTCGAGCGTTACCGCGCCGAGATCCTGGCCAGGCGCAAATCGGTGTTCGACCTGCTGCTCGAACATCCCGCCTGCGAATTGCCGTTCCATGTCTATCTGGAAATGCTCTCGCTGCTGGCGCCGCGCTATTACTCGATCTCGTCCTCGCCGTCGGTCGACCCGGCGCGATGCAGCGTCACGGTCGGCGTGGTCGAAAGTCCAGCCGCCTCGGGGCGCGGTGTCTACAAAGGCATCTGCTCGAACTATCTCGCCAATCGGCGTGCGGGCGATGCGATCTACGCCACCGTGCGCGAGACCAAGGCCGGTTTCCGCCTGCCGGATGATCCGTCGGTGCCGATCATCATGATCGGCCCGGGCACCGGCCTTGCGCCGTTCCGCGGCTTCCTCCAGGAGCGCGCCGCGCGCAAGGCGAAGGGCGCCACCCTCGGACCCGCGATTCTGTTCTTCGGTTGCCGCCATCCCGATCAGGATTTCCTCTATGCGGACGAACTGAAGGCGCTGGCGGCGGGGGGCATCACCGAGCTGTTCACGGCTTTCTCGCGCGCGGACGGTCCGAAGACCTATGTGCAGCATGTGCTTGCCGCGCAGAAGGACAAGGTCTGGCCGCTGATCGAGCAGGGCGCAATCGTCTATGTCTGCGGCGACGGCGGCAGGATGGAGCCTGACGTGAAGGCGGCACTGGTCGCGATCCATCGCGAGAAGAGCGGCGGCGATGCGGCAGCCAGTGCGCGCTGGATCGAGGAGATGGGCACGACGAACCGCTATGTGCTGGACGTCTGGGCGGGCGGATAGGCGAAGATGACCCTCGTAGCCCGGATGAGCAAAGCGACATCCGGGATCTCGCGGCACGAGCGGTCCCGGGTATCGCGTCGCTCACCCGGGCTACGAAGTATTCATGCTAAACGTCTTCCATGATTCCCTGGAAAAAAATCGACACCGCCAAAATTCCCGGCTCCGACGAAGAGCTTCGCTTGATGCAGCGGGGCAAGGAGTTCTCCATCAAGCTCGGCACCAACGAGCTGATGAACAACCGGCTGTCGGGCTCGGAGGCTGCACTCGCAACGCTCGCGGCGAAGCAGATCGAGAAGGTCGCAAAGCCTGTCGTCCTGATCGGCGGCCTCGGCATGGGCTTTACGCTGCGTGCAGCGCTGACCGTGCTCGGGCCCAAGGCGAAGATCGTGGTCTCGGAGCTCGTGCCCGCAGTGGTCGCCTGGGCGCGAGGCCCGATGGCTGAGGTCTTCGGCGATAGCCTTGATGATGCCAGGGTCAGCATCCGCGAGATCGATGTCGGCGAAGTCATCCGTGCCAAGAGTTCGGCCTTCGACGCCATTCTCCTCGACGTTGACAACGGGCCGGAGGGGCTGACCCGGAAGGGCAATGATGCGCTCTACAGCGCGAGCGGGCTGGGCGCGGCGAAGATGGCGTTACGGCCGGGCGGGGTGCTCGCCGTCTGGTCGTCGGGACCCAATCCCGCCTTCAACAAGCGCCTCAAGCGCGCCGGCTTTGATGTCAATGAAGTCACGGTCCGCGCCACCGGCAGGGGCGGTGGCGCGCGACACGTGATCTGGATGGCGAAGAAGAGCTAGGCCGCCTGCGCCGCCGCGCCATGCGCGTGCTTGTCGATGGCGCCGATGATCTCCGGCCAGAACCGCATCGGAAGCGCGTGGCCCATGCCGTCGATCATCAGCAGCTTTGCGTTCGGAATTGACGCCGCCGTGTCCTTGCCGCCCTCCGGCCGCACCAGCGGATCGACGGTGCCGTGAATGACGAGTGTCGGCGTCTGCACGGCATGCAGCCGCTCCTTGCGGCTGCCGGAGGCGAGCACGGCGCGGAGCTGGCGGCCGACGCCGGCCGGATTGAGCCCGCGCGCGAACACGCGCTCGGCGCGTTCAGGGTCGAGCGCTTCCTCCTCCGGGAAATGTCCGGCGCGCAACACCTTCCAGGTCTGGCCGTAGCGGACGATGAACTCCTCCTTGCTGCGCGGTGGCGGCGCCATCAGCATTGCGGCGGCCTCGCGCGTCGGCGGCGGCACGCGCGGATTGCCTGTCGTCGACATGATCGATGTCAGTGAGCGGACACGGTGGGGAAACGACAACGTGACCTCCTGCGCGATCATGCCTCCCATGGACGCCCCGACCAGATGCGCCGATCTGATGCTGAGCGCATCCATCAGCCCGACCGTGTCTTTCGCCATGTCGATCAGCTTGTACGTTGCGGCGACGGGAATCCTGAGGAAGCGCAGCTTCAGCAGCTCGAGCGGCGTCAACCGCTTGCCGCCCGTCAGATGGCTCGACTTGCCGATGTCGCGATTGTCGAAGCGGATCACGCGGAAGCCGCGTGCGGCAAGCTGCACGCAGAACGCATCGTCCCAATGGATCATCTGCGCCCCGAGCCCCATGATCAGCAGCAGCGGTTCCGCATTGTCGTTGCCAAAGATCTCGTAGCAGATGTCGATGCCGTTGGCGCGGACGGTCTGAGGCGGCTGATGGGCGTTCACGGCGGCGTTCCCTTTCCCTTTTGACCAATGCTGTATCGCACGCTTTTCTCTCGCGATGAAGCCGCGCGCGCCGGGGCACCTTGCCGGTTGACCGGCATCTCGCGACGGTGTGGTATGGCGAACAAAGAAGGGCATCGCAGCTCTCGATCACAGGAGGACGCCGATGACCGACAAGACCCATGACCCAGTCGCCATGTGGCAGAAGATGGTGGGCGAGATGGAGAAGGGGTTCAACTCCTTTGCAAATCAGGCCATGGCGTCGCCCGAGTTTTCGCAAGCCGTGAACCGGGCCGGCGGCGTTGCTGCAGGTGCTCAGAAGCAGCTCGGCGAGCTCATGGAGAAGTATCTGGTCACGATGAACTTGCCGAGCCGGGAACAGGTCACGGGTCTTGCGGAACGGCTGCAGTCGGTCGAAGCCCAGATCGGCGAGATCAAGTCCATGCTCAGTCGGATGGCGGCGGGTTCCGGGAGCCCGCAAGGCGTGGACGCTGCCCCGCGGCCGCCGCGGACGAAGCGTCCGCCCTCCGAAGGAGAGCAGACGTGAACGCGCCGACGGGACTCGATTTCGCATCCATCCCGGAGCGCATCCAGAGCGAGGTCCAGCGCGCGATCCAGCGCAGCATCAAGGGCGTAGAATATTTCTCGACCTCGGGCCCGTCGCTGGGTTCGACGCCGAAGGATGTGCTGCATTCACGCGGCACCATGAATCTCTATCACTATCGGCCGATGTCGGACGAGATCTATCGCGTGCCGGTGCTGATCGTGATGGCCACCACCAACCGCGGCTACATCCTCGACCTCGTGCCCGGGCAGAGCTTCATCGAGTTCCTGCTCAAGCGCGGTTACGACGTCTACATGCTCGACTGGAGCGCGCCGCGGCCGGAGGAGAAGAGCCTGCGGATGGAGGACTACGTCCTCGACTTCATCCCGGATTGCGTTCGCCGCGTGCAAGCCGATTCCGGCGAGCAGGACGTTTCCGTCGTCGGCTATTGCTTCGGCGGCGTGCTGTCGCTGCTGTACGGCGCGATCCACGCGGACGGGCCGATGAAGAATTTGATCTGCTTCACCACGCCGATCGACTTCCGCGAGATGAAGCTGTTCTCGAATTTCTCCGACCGCCGCTATTTCGACGTCGACCGCCTCGTCGACAGTGTCGGCAACGTGCCGCCGGAGATGATCCTGTCCTCGTTCGAGATGCTGCGCCCGGCCTCGCGCACCGTCAGCCAAATTCAGCTCTGGGAGAACATCTGGAACGACGAGTTCGTCAAATCCTACCGCATGTTCGACCGTTGGGCGACCGACACGCTGCCGCTGGCCGGCGAGTATTTTCGCACCATCACCAAAGACCTGATGTGGGACAACAAGCTGTTGAACAACACCATGTCGGTCGGCGGCCGCGCCGCCAAGCTCGAGGATATCAAGGTGCCGTTCCTGCACGCGGTCGCCGAGCACGATCACATCGTGCCGTATGAGGCCGCCAAGCACCTGATCGCGAAGATTGGATCTGCGGACAAGGAAGAGGTGATGCTGAAGGGCGGTCACGTCTCGCTCGTCGCCGGCGCCAACGCCGTGAAGCGGCTGTGGCCGAAACTGGATTCCTGGCTGGGAAAGAGATCGACATGAGCGAGCAGCGTTCCTATCCGCGTCACGTCAAGACCGACGCCGGCGATATCGAGATTCGCCTGATGTCGCCCGCGGACGAAGCCGCGGTGCTCGCCTTCGGCAAAGGCCTGCCGACCCACGATTTGTTGTTTCTTCCGCGCAACATCAGCGAGCCGAAGGTGCTGTCGGCCTGGGTCAAGGAGATTGAGCGGGGCGCGATCACGAGCCTGCTTGCGGTCAGGGACGGCAAGGTCGTCGGCTGCGGCACGCTGGTGCGCGATCCGCACTCGTGGTCGCCCCATGTCGGCGAGATCCGCATGGTGGTCTCGCTCCACGTTCGCGGGAAGGGGGTGGGGCGGGCGCTGTCGCAGGAGACCTTCGCGCTCGCGCTCGGCGCGGGCCTGGAAAAACTCTCGGTCCAGATGACGGTCGACCAGCAGGCCGCGATCGCCGTTTTCGAGAGCCTCGGTTTCAAGGCAGAAGCATTGCTGCGAGACCACGTCCGGGACATCGACGGCAAGACCCACGACATCGTCGTGCTCGGCCACAACATCGCGCAGGTCCAGGCCCAGATGGAGGCTTATGGCCTGCCGGGCGCCGTCCAGCACTAGGTTCGGACGGACTGGGCCGGTCAGAGAGGCGCCAGATTGCCTCCGATTGAAGCTGTTCACGAAATCGTGATATCGCACCGCAATATGAATGTTGCAGCGCACCATTAACTATGCCATATAGGAAGTGCCCCGGGCCAATGAGGACGGGGTGAGCCCATAGCTCAAAGCAATGAGGATGGAGAAACCCCATGACCACTGAAACCAACACCGCTTTCGAGGGCTTCAAGGACGCTTTCAAGAACATCCAGAACCTGGAAGTTCCCGAGGCTGCCCGCGAGTTCGTCAAGAAGTCCGCCAACACCGCCAAGGACCGTGCTGCCGAGGTGTTCGCTGGCTCCGAGCGCGTGACCGCCGCCGTCGAGAACGCTGTGACCGAATCGGTCACCGAGGCCGGCAAGATCAGCCGCAACATCCAGCAGGCGATCTATGACGACGCCCAGGCGTTCTTCGCCGGCATCGACAAGCTTGCGTCCGCCAAGTCGTTCAGCGAGGCCGTCGAGATCCAGTCGAGCTTGCTCCGCTCCCGCGGCGAAGTGTTCGTCTCGCGCGCCAAGGCGACCGCGGACTACGTCGGCCAGCTCGCGGCCAACAGTGCCAAGTCCGCTCAGGACAATTTTGCCAAGGTCTACAACAAGACCGCCTGATCCGGCGCCCTGAGACCAAACTGAATTTGAGGCCCGCTTCGGCGGGCCTTTTGTTTTTGTCTGCTGCGTTCCCCGGATGCAGCGCAGCGCGCCGTTCTTGCGGCGTGGTGCTCTGCTGATCGGGGTCCATGCTGCCTTGGACGCTGTGCCCCGGTTCTGCGGCGCATCGCTTCGCGCTGCACCGCGCCCGGGACACGCGGAGATCTACACGCTAAGTATTCACAATGACACCACGCACTTTCTCCTTCGACACCCCAGGCGATGCCGAACGCGCGGCCGAACTGCGCCGCGTCAAGACGCTGGCGACAATGGTGCTGGCTTCGACGCTTGCCCTGTTCGTCGCCGCGAAGTTGCTGCTTCCCGTGCACCCCGTGTTCGGCTTCATCGCGGCCTTCGCGGAAGCGGCAACCATCGGCGGCCTCGCCGACTGGTATGCCGTCGTCGCGCTGTTCAAGCGGCCGCTTGGCTTGCCTATCCCGCATACCGCGATCATCCAGAGCAACCAGGCCCGCATCGCCGACAAGCTCGGCGAGTTCATCCAGGTGCATTTCCTCTCGGCAGATCCCGTAGAGGCCAAGCTGAAGGAGATCGATTTCGGCTCCTTCGTCGCCGACTGGCTGCGCGATCGTAAGCGCAGCGATGATTTGGCGCGCTTCGCGCTGCGCTTGTTGCCGGAAGCCGTCTCGGCAACCGAGAGCTCGGGCCTGATGACCTTCATCATTCGCCGCATGTCTTCGCAGCTGCAGGCGATCGACCTTGCGCCGCTTGCGGCCGGCACGCTGCGTGGCTTCGTGGCGGAGGGGCGCCACCAGATCCTGTTCGACGATCTCCTGCGCGTGATGCACGAGACGCTGAACCAGACAGAGACGATGGGGATGATCCGCGAGAAGGTGCGCGCGGAATTGCCGACCCTGCTCAGGCTTTATCGTGCCGACAAGTTTCTGGTGAACAAGATCGTGGCCTCCGCCACCGCCTTCTTCAACGAGGTGCGCAGCGATCCCAAGCATCCGTTCCGCGGCGAGTTCGATCGTATGGTGCTGAGCTTCGTCGACCGGCTCGGCACCGACCAGGCGTATATCGACCGGATCGACGGGCTGAAGCGCGATCTGCTGGCGCGGCCCGAGCTTGCCGATCTCGCCCGCACCGTCTGGGCCAACACGCGCACCTTCATTGAACGCAGCGCGAGTGGCGAGACACAGGTGCTTCAGCATCATCTCGCCGGAATGTTCGCGGCTGCCGGTGAAGCCCTCGCGGGCGATGTTGAGCTGCGCGGCGAGATCAACAAGGGGCTGGTCACGGTGCTGCGCAGCTTCGTCGCCGACCAGAAGAGCGGCGTTTCGATCTTCATCTCCGACCAGGTCAAGGCGTGGGACATGGCGCAGTTGATTTCGCTGATCGAAATCAACATCGGGCGTGACCTGCAATACATCCGCTTCAACGGCTCGCTGATCGGCGGCCTCGCCGGGCTCGCGCTCTACTCCGTAGAATTCCTGCTTCGATGGCTGTGACTTTTGCGTCACGGACGTTAGCATTAACACGCGGGCCTATTGTCGCCCCGCCACTCTCCCGCTTGAATGTCGGGAACCGGCCGCCTAGCTGATTCATGTTGCGCTGCGGAACGATCCAGAAGCCGGCGTGTTGGAAATTCATGCCCATTTTGCCGGCCTCTCGACCGGCCCTTCTCAGGGGAAACAGTGATGACCGCTTCTGCCCAGACGCTGCGTGCGCCGTCCAAAACTCTGATGTTTTTGGAAGGGCGTGCGATCCATGAGTTCGGCGCGTTCCTGGGCGCACTACCTCTGTTGAGTCTTGCGCCGCGTGGCGACGGGCATCCGGTGCTCGTGCTGCCGGGCCTCGTGGCCTCGGACGCCTCCACGGGCGCGCTACGCACGTTCCTGGGCAGCAAAGGCTATCCGGTGAGCGGCTGGCGCCAGGGCCGCAATTACGGCCTGCGTGACGGTGTACAGCACGCGATGGTCGATCTGGTCGAGGAGCTCAACGACACCCATGGCCGCAAGATCAGCCTGGTCGGCTGGAGCCTCGGTGGCCTCTATGCGCGTCAGCTCGCCAAGATGATGCCCGAGCGCGTCCGTCAGGTGATCACGCTCGGCAGTCCTTTTGCGGGCAATCCCCGTTCGACCAATGCCTGGCGCGTCTATGAATGGGCGAGCGGGCAGAAGTCCGACGAGGTCGATCCCGAGTTCGGCGGCGAGCTTGCCGCTCCGCCGCCGGTACCGACCACGGCCATCTTCAGCCGCACCGACGGCGTCTGCGCCTGGCAGGGCTGCATGGAGAAGAAGGGTGCGCAGACGGAGAGCATCGAGGTCGAGAGCAGCCATTGCGGCATGGGGCACCATCCGGCCGTGGTCTATGCGGTCGCCGACCGCCTCGCGCAGAAGGAGGGCCAGTGGCGCCCCTTCGACCGCAGCGGCTGGCGTGGCCTGGCGTATCCCGATCCGCATCGGTAGGTTCTTCACCTCTCCCGCCTACGGCAGGGCAATCGCATATGGGAGCGACCTCGCCTGTGGCCATCCTTCGAGACGCCCGCCGTTGGCGGGCCCTCAGGATGAGGACCCTCGTGCGCGGCATCAGTTTCAACGAGCTCCAATGCTGCATAGCCTCATCCTGAGGAGACCGCGAAGCGGCCGTCTCGAAGGACGAGGCGTGCGCTCAAATCTCTCCTCAAGTCATATGCGATATGGGGATACTGACAGCGTCGCACCCGTCCATTGTCGCGCCCGCATCAAACGCGCTATGCCTCGCGCATGGCGCATCCGCTCTCCCGCATCATCGACCAGCTCAAGCGCGAGCCGTCGCGCACCGGCTCCATCGTCATCACCGTGTTCGGCGACGCCATCGTGCCGCGCGGCGGTTCGGTGTGGCTCGGTACGCTGCTGGAATTCTTCGAAAGTCTGGACATCGATGCCGGCGTGGTGCGCACCGCGATGTCGCGCCTTGCCGCCGACGGCTGGCTCACCCGCGAAAAGGTCGGCCGCAACAGCTTCTATCGCCTGGCCGACAAGGGGCGCCAGACGTTTGAGGCTGCGACGCGGCACATCTACGATCCGCCACCATCCGATTGGACCGGGCGCTTCGAGCTGCTGCTGATCGGCAGCGGGGAGGATCGTGACGCTTCGCGCGAAGCGCTCCGTAATGCCGGTTTCGGCAGTCCGCTGCCGGGCGTGTGGGTCGCGCCGTCGGGCGTGCCGGTGCCGGATGAAGCCGCAGGCGCGATCCGCCTCGAAGTCTCGGCAGAGGACGACAGCGGCCGTCGTCTGCTCAGTGCGAGCTGGCCGCTGGATCGCACCGCGGATGCCTATCTGAAATTCATGAAGACGTTCGAGCCGCTACGTGCCGCACTTGCGCGTGGCTCGGAGCTGTCCGAGGCCGACGCCTTCACCGCACGCATCCTCTTGATCCACCACTACCGCCGCGTCGTGCTGCGCGATCCGCTGTTGCCCGAAAGCCTGCTGCCGACGAACTGGCCGGGCAGGGCCGCACGGGAGCTGTGCGGCGAAGTCTATCGCGCGCTGCTTCCTTCCTCCGAACAATGGCTTGATGGACATGGAACCAACGAGAAGGGGCCATTGCCACCGGCCCGAAAGCTGCTGGAAAGGAGGTTCGGAGGCTGATTTTTATGTTACAGAAATATCTTGCATGACTTAGTTCTTGTTATATATTGTCTCCCAATAAATGGGAGGACCGCGCATGTATACCCAGGCGCTGAACACGGCCGAGACCGATGATCGCGGTCTTGAGGACGCGGCCAAGGCTGCGCTATTCCAGGCCCGGATCGATGCCGAGGAACGCATCGAGCCGAACGACTGGATGCCAGCGGCCTATCGCAAGACGCTCACTCGCCAAATCTCCCAGCACGCCCATTCCGAGATCGTCGGTATGCTACCGGAGGGCAACTGGGTCACCCGTGCGCCGACCCTGCGCCGCAAGGCCGCGCTGCTCGCCAAGGTGCAGGACGAGTGCGGCCACGGGCTCTATCTCTATGCCGCCGCCGAGACGCTCGGCTCCTCGCGCGAAGAGCTGGTCGACGCCATGCTCGCGGGCAAAGCCAAATATTCCTCGATCTTCAACTACCCGACGCTGACCTGGGCCGACATCGGCACCATCGGCTGGCTGGTCGACGGCGCCGCGATCATGAACCAGATCCCGCTGTGCCGCTGCTCCTACGGCCCCTATGCCCGCGCGATGATCCGGGTCTGCAAGGAGGAATCGTTCCACCAGCGTCAGGGCTACGAGATCATGCTGACGCTGTGCCGCGGCTCGGACGAGCAGAAGGCGATGGCGCAGGATGCGCTGAACCGATGGTGGTGGCCGGTGCTGATGATGTTCGGCCCGCCCGACGCCACGAGCCAGCACAGCGACACCTCGACGAAGTGGAAGATCAAGCGCTTCTCCAATGACGAACTGCGCCAGAAGTTCGTCGATGCCACCGTGCCGCAGGCGCACTATCTCGGCCTCACCATTCCCGATCCCGGTATGACGCAGGATGCCGAGGGGCATTGGCGCTACAGCGAGATCGACTGGACCGAGTTCAAGCAGGTGCTCGCCGGTAACGGCCCCTGCAATCGCGACCGCATGGCCGCGCGCCGCAAGGCGCACGACGAGGGCGCATGGGTACGCGAAGCCGCCGCCGCCTTTGCGGTGAAGCGCGCGCAGCGCCAGACCGCACAAGCCGCGGAATAGGAGATCAATATGGCCACGCCGAACACGCCGCTGTGGGAAGTCTTCATTCGCAGTCGCAACGGGCTCGCGCACAAGCATGTGGGATCGCTGCATGCGAGTGACGCCACCATGGCCCTGCAGGCCGCCCGCGACATCTACACCCGCCGCGGCGAGGGCCTGTCGATCTGGGTCGTGCCGTCGAGCGCGATCACCGCCAGCGATCCTGCTGAGAAGGGCATGATGTTCGAGCCGGCGGAATCGAAGATCTACCGGCATCCGACCTTCTACGAGGTGCCCGAGGAAGTGGGGCATATGTGATGGCGACCGCCAACATCCAGGTCTCCGAAACGCCGTTGGTGCTCTACGCGCTGCGCCGTGCCGACGATGCGTTGATCCTCGGCCACCGGCTGTCGGAATGGTGCGGGCATGCGCCGATGCTGGAAGAGGACATGGCCCTCTCCAACATCGCGCTCGACCTGATCGGCCAGGCGCGCGAGCTCTATACCTATGCGAGCAAGGTCGAGGGGAGGGACAACGACGAGGACAAGCTCGCTTACTTGCGCGACGTCAGGCAATACCGCAATTTGCTGCTGGTGGAGCAGCCCAACGGCGATTTTTCCCAGACGCTGGTGCGGCAGTTCTTCTATTCGGCTTTCGCGGATCTCTACTGGCGCGCGATGATGGATTCGCGCGATACGACGCTCGCGGCCATTGCCGCCAAGTCGGAGAAGGAGAGCGCCTATCATGTGCGCCACGCTTCGGAGTGGCTCATCCGGCTCGGCGACGGTACCGATGAGAGTCATGCCCGCGCGCAAGCCGCGGTCGATCACCTCTGGGCCTTCACCGGCGAGATGTTTGCCGTCGATGACGGCGAGCGCGCCCTGATCCATGCGGGTATTGCGATCGATCCCGGCACCTTGCGCGGTCGCTGGTTGCAGACGCTTTCCAACGTCGCCAGCGAAGCCACACTGGTCTTGCCGCAAAACGACTGGATGCAGCAAGGCGGCCGCGCGGGCCGGCACAGCGAACATCTCGGCCATCTCCTGTCCGAGCTGCAATCGATGCAGCGCACGTTCCCGGGGCTGACATGGTGAGCGTGCTCGACCGCGACAGCGAGCTGCGCCGGCGCGCCTGGGACGCCGCGGCGAGCGTGGTCGATCCCGAAATTCCGGTGCTGACCATCGCCGACCTCGGCGTGCTCCGCGAGGTTGCGCTCGACGGCGATCATGTCGATGTCGCGATCACGCCGACCTATTCCGGCTGCCCGGCGATGAACATGATCGCGCTGGAAATCGAGGTCGCGCTGGAGCGCGCTGGATTCCGTGGCTCAAAGGTCCGCACGGTGCTGTCGCCGGCCTGGACCACCGATTGGATGAGCGAGGAGGGCCGCCAA encodes the following:
- a CDS encoding spermidine synthase — encoded protein: MIPWKKIDTAKIPGSDEELRLMQRGKEFSIKLGTNELMNNRLSGSEAALATLAAKQIEKVAKPVVLIGGLGMGFTLRAALTVLGPKAKIVVSELVPAVVAWARGPMAEVFGDSLDDARVSIREIDVGEVIRAKSSAFDAILLDVDNGPEGLTRKGNDALYSASGLGAAKMALRPGGVLAVWSSGPNPAFNKRLKRAGFDVNEVTVRATGRGGGARHVIWMAKKS
- a CDS encoding alpha/beta fold hydrolase codes for the protein MNAHQPPQTVRANGIDICYEIFGNDNAEPLLLIMGLGAQMIHWDDAFCVQLAARGFRVIRFDNRDIGKSSHLTGGKRLTPLELLKLRFLRIPVAATYKLIDMAKDTVGLMDALSIRSAHLVGASMGGMIAQEVTLSFPHRVRSLTSIMSTTGNPRVPPPTREAAAMLMAPPPRSKEEFIVRYGQTWKVLRAGHFPEEEALDPERAERVFARGLNPAGVGRQLRAVLASGSRKERLHAVQTPTLVIHGTVDPLVRPEGGKDTAASIPNAKLLMIDGMGHALPMRFWPEIIGAIDKHAHGAAAQAA
- a CDS encoding PHA/PHB synthase family protein encodes the protein MNAPTGLDFASIPERIQSEVQRAIQRSIKGVEYFSTSGPSLGSTPKDVLHSRGTMNLYHYRPMSDEIYRVPVLIVMATTNRGYILDLVPGQSFIEFLLKRGYDVYMLDWSAPRPEEKSLRMEDYVLDFIPDCVRRVQADSGEQDVSVVGYCFGGVLSLLYGAIHADGPMKNLICFTTPIDFREMKLFSNFSDRRYFDVDRLVDSVGNVPPEMILSSFEMLRPASRTVSQIQLWENIWNDEFVKSYRMFDRWATDTLPLAGEYFRTITKDLMWDNKLLNNTMSVGGRAAKLEDIKVPFLHAVAEHDHIVPYEAAKHLIAKIGSADKEEVMLKGGHVSLVAGANAVKRLWPKLDSWLGKRST
- a CDS encoding GNAT family N-acetyltransferase, whose product is MSEQRSYPRHVKTDAGDIEIRLMSPADEAAVLAFGKGLPTHDLLFLPRNISEPKVLSAWVKEIERGAITSLLAVRDGKVVGCGTLVRDPHSWSPHVGEIRMVVSLHVRGKGVGRALSQETFALALGAGLEKLSVQMTVDQQAAIAVFESLGFKAEALLRDHVRDIDGKTHDIVVLGHNIAQVQAQMEAYGLPGAVQH
- a CDS encoding phasin; this translates as MTTETNTAFEGFKDAFKNIQNLEVPEAAREFVKKSANTAKDRAAEVFAGSERVTAAVENAVTESVTEAGKISRNIQQAIYDDAQAFFAGIDKLASAKSFSEAVEIQSSLLRSRGEVFVSRAKATADYVGQLAANSAKSAQDNFAKVYNKTA
- a CDS encoding DUF445 domain-containing protein; the encoded protein is MTPRTFSFDTPGDAERAAELRRVKTLATMVLASTLALFVAAKLLLPVHPVFGFIAAFAEAATIGGLADWYAVVALFKRPLGLPIPHTAIIQSNQARIADKLGEFIQVHFLSADPVEAKLKEIDFGSFVADWLRDRKRSDDLARFALRLLPEAVSATESSGLMTFIIRRMSSQLQAIDLAPLAAGTLRGFVAEGRHQILFDDLLRVMHETLNQTETMGMIREKVRAELPTLLRLYRADKFLVNKIVASATAFFNEVRSDPKHPFRGEFDRMVLSFVDRLGTDQAYIDRIDGLKRDLLARPELADLARTVWANTRTFIERSASGETQVLQHHLAGMFAAAGEALAGDVELRGEINKGLVTVLRSFVADQKSGVSIFISDQVKAWDMAQLISLIEINIGRDLQYIRFNGSLIGGLAGLALYSVEFLLRWL
- a CDS encoding esterase/lipase family protein, which translates into the protein MTASAQTLRAPSKTLMFLEGRAIHEFGAFLGALPLLSLAPRGDGHPVLVLPGLVASDASTGALRTFLGSKGYPVSGWRQGRNYGLRDGVQHAMVDLVEELNDTHGRKISLVGWSLGGLYARQLAKMMPERVRQVITLGSPFAGNPRSTNAWRVYEWASGQKSDEVDPEFGGELAAPPPVPTTAIFSRTDGVCAWQGCMEKKGAQTESIEVESSHCGMGHHPAVVYAVADRLAQKEGQWRPFDRSGWRGLAYPDPHR
- the paaX gene encoding phenylacetic acid degradation operon negative regulatory protein PaaX — translated: MAHPLSRIIDQLKREPSRTGSIVITVFGDAIVPRGGSVWLGTLLEFFESLDIDAGVVRTAMSRLAADGWLTREKVGRNSFYRLADKGRQTFEAATRHIYDPPPSDWTGRFELLLIGSGEDRDASREALRNAGFGSPLPGVWVAPSGVPVPDEAAGAIRLEVSAEDDSGRRLLSASWPLDRTADAYLKFMKTFEPLRAALARGSELSEADAFTARILLIHHYRRVVLRDPLLPESLLPTNWPGRAARELCGEVYRALLPSSEQWLDGHGTNEKGPLPPARKLLERRFGG
- the paaA gene encoding 1,2-phenylacetyl-CoA epoxidase subunit PaaA, which translates into the protein MYTQALNTAETDDRGLEDAAKAALFQARIDAEERIEPNDWMPAAYRKTLTRQISQHAHSEIVGMLPEGNWVTRAPTLRRKAALLAKVQDECGHGLYLYAAAETLGSSREELVDAMLAGKAKYSSIFNYPTLTWADIGTIGWLVDGAAIMNQIPLCRCSYGPYARAMIRVCKEESFHQRQGYEIMLTLCRGSDEQKAMAQDALNRWWWPVLMMFGPPDATSQHSDTSTKWKIKRFSNDELRQKFVDATVPQAHYLGLTIPDPGMTQDAEGHWRYSEIDWTEFKQVLAGNGPCNRDRMAARRKAHDEGAWVREAAAAFAVKRAQRQTAQAAE
- the paaB gene encoding 1,2-phenylacetyl-CoA epoxidase subunit PaaB yields the protein MATPNTPLWEVFIRSRNGLAHKHVGSLHASDATMALQAARDIYTRRGEGLSIWVVPSSAITASDPAEKGMMFEPAESKIYRHPTFYEVPEEVGHM
- the paaC gene encoding 1,2-phenylacetyl-CoA epoxidase subunit PaaC; protein product: MATANIQVSETPLVLYALRRADDALILGHRLSEWCGHAPMLEEDMALSNIALDLIGQARELYTYASKVEGRDNDEDKLAYLRDVRQYRNLLLVEQPNGDFSQTLVRQFFYSAFADLYWRAMMDSRDTTLAAIAAKSEKESAYHVRHASEWLIRLGDGTDESHARAQAAVDHLWAFTGEMFAVDDGERALIHAGIAIDPGTLRGRWLQTLSNVASEATLVLPQNDWMQQGGRAGRHSEHLGHLLSELQSMQRTFPGLTW
- the paaD gene encoding 1,2-phenylacetyl-CoA epoxidase subunit PaaD — protein: MVSVLDRDSELRRRAWDAAASVVDPEIPVLTIADLGVLREVALDGDHVDVAITPTYSGCPAMNMIALEIEVALERAGFRGSKVRTVLSPAWTTDWMSEEGRQKLRAYGIAPPQASNSRRALFGAQAVACPQCGSENTELLSEFGSTSCKALWRCKSCREPFDYFKCH